Proteins encoded by one window of Desulfobacterales bacterium:
- the galE gene encoding UDP-glucose 4-epimerase GalE, with amino-acid sequence MARFLVVGGAGYIGSHLVKVLRKRGDEVIVLDNLSTGHRAAVRDCQFVQGDLGNPDLLDQIFSRKKIDCVMHFAALSLVGASVEKPLTYYDNNTARTISLLKAMIDHGVRRFILSSTAAVYGEPNRIPIDETDSTIPTNPYGRSKLFVEKILEDCRRAYGLEYAALRYFNAAGADESGEIGEDHSPETHLIPLVLQVALGQRGCLQIFGTDWDTPDGTCLRDYVHVLDLADAHIAAAERLIDGNGSAVYNLGCETGYSVREIIELARKVTGHDIPVREAPRRAGDPARLVASSEKIKKELGWKPRFDDSEKIIETAWKWHRSHPLGYR; translated from the coding sequence ATGGCACGGTTTCTGGTTGTCGGTGGGGCGGGGTATATCGGATCCCATTTGGTGAAGGTACTCCGGAAACGCGGGGATGAGGTGATTGTGCTGGATAATCTGTCCACCGGGCATCGGGCGGCAGTGCGGGATTGTCAATTCGTACAGGGAGATCTTGGGAATCCGGATCTGCTGGATCAGATTTTTTCCCGGAAAAAGATTGACTGTGTGATGCATTTTGCGGCGCTGAGTCTGGTAGGCGCATCTGTCGAAAAACCGCTGACGTATTATGATAACAACACGGCCAGAACCATATCACTCTTAAAGGCCATGATCGACCATGGGGTCAGGCGGTTTATCCTGTCATCAACAGCCGCGGTTTATGGGGAGCCAAACCGGATACCGATTGATGAGACCGATTCAACAATTCCGACAAATCCGTATGGGAGATCAAAACTGTTTGTCGAAAAAATTCTTGAAGACTGTCGGCGTGCCTATGGGCTTGAGTATGCCGCGCTCCGGTATTTTAATGCGGCAGGCGCAGATGAAAGCGGAGAAATCGGAGAGGATCACTCACCTGAAACCCACCTGATCCCTCTGGTTCTACAGGTGGCTTTGGGGCAGCGGGGCTGTTTGCAGATTTTCGGAACCGACTGGGATACACCGGATGGAACATGCCTGCGGGATTATGTTCATGTGCTGGACCTGGCCGATGCCCACATAGCCGCGGCTGAGCGATTAATCGATGGCAATGGCAGTGCCGTCTATAATCTGGGCTGTGAGACGGGGTATTCGGTCCGCGAAATTATTGAACTGGCCCGGAAAGTGACCGGCCATGACATCCCGGTCAGGGAAGCTCCCAGACGGGCGGGTGATCCGGCCCGGCTCGTGGCATCATCGGAGAAAATAAAAAAAGAGCTGGGATGGAAGCCGAGGTTTGATGACTCGGAAAAGATTATCGAAACGGCATGGAAATGGCATCGATCTCATCCGCTGGGATACAGGTAA
- a CDS encoding nucleoside-diphosphate sugar epimerase/dehydratase, translating to MKTLFMNRNFYVVFGADLILFAMAHMGAYLMRFEFHLSGAELTNMLKMLPFIIALKALVFWEFGLYKGMWRYAGINDLMRLLESVVVSSMMLIGLVLLAYRFNGFSRTVFILDGGLTLLFCGGLRLFIRTLYQQGFYGKIRQGISGWRYKRRKKPIIIIGAGDAGEMALREINDNPALNFRVVGFVDNDTMKKGRLIHGVPVLGGLAELSRYLETYAVESVLIAIPSATGAQMRCIVDACEQCKILYKTLPGLGDLIDGKVSVKELRDVDYQDLLGRPSVELDIPEIEGFLKNKKVLVTGAGGSIGSELCRQIVRFNPAMLIMVDASEPNLYSIQMELHHRVNYLKYVTILGSTQDEALMSGVFRHYQPHVVFHAAAYKHVPMLEANPWEAVLNNIKGTNIAIEQSIRNHVDYFVLVSTDKAVRPTNVMGTSKRLCELLLQAHMGNGTRMMGVRFGNVLGSSGSVIPLFREQIARGGPVTVTHPEVMRYFMTIPEASKLILQAGSLGEGGEVFILEMGTPVNIADMARDLIRLSGKDPDFDIKIVYTGLRPGEKLYEELITQGEGIVPTSHEKILVLRPNGDWHGHGSQEKFMEWLMAGVNKLYEKAEKHDSKGIRAGMKELVPEYQPDKGNVSVL from the coding sequence ATGAAAACACTGTTTATGAATCGGAATTTTTACGTGGTATTCGGAGCGGATCTTATTCTGTTTGCCATGGCGCATATGGGCGCCTACCTGATGCGATTTGAATTTCATCTGTCGGGAGCTGAACTGACGAATATGTTAAAAATGCTGCCGTTCATCATTGCTTTAAAAGCGTTAGTATTCTGGGAATTCGGACTTTATAAGGGGATGTGGCGCTATGCCGGGATCAATGACCTGATGCGCTTATTGGAGTCCGTTGTCGTTTCCAGTATGATGCTCATCGGGTTGGTGCTGCTGGCGTATCGGTTCAACGGGTTTTCCCGGACGGTGTTTATCCTGGACGGGGGGTTGACCCTGCTTTTTTGTGGCGGGTTGCGGTTGTTTATCCGTACGCTTTATCAACAGGGGTTTTACGGAAAGATCCGGCAGGGGATTTCGGGGTGGAGGTACAAGCGGAGGAAAAAGCCGATTATTATAATAGGCGCCGGGGATGCCGGTGAAATGGCGTTGAGGGAAATAAACGACAATCCTGCCCTTAATTTTCGGGTAGTGGGGTTTGTTGATAATGATACCATGAAAAAAGGCCGACTGATTCACGGGGTCCCGGTCTTGGGGGGTCTGGCTGAACTGTCACGGTATCTTGAAACTTACGCGGTCGAGTCAGTGCTGATTGCCATTCCGTCTGCAACCGGTGCGCAGATGCGATGTATCGTCGATGCCTGTGAGCAGTGTAAAATCTTGTACAAAACCCTCCCCGGTCTTGGTGATCTGATAGACGGCAAGGTCAGTGTCAAGGAGCTCAGGGATGTTGATTATCAGGACTTATTGGGACGGCCTTCGGTTGAACTGGATATTCCGGAAATTGAAGGCTTTTTAAAAAACAAAAAAGTGCTCGTGACCGGTGCAGGCGGGTCTATAGGCTCTGAGCTGTGCCGTCAGATTGTCCGGTTTAATCCTGCGATGCTCATCATGGTGGATGCGTCGGAACCCAATTTATATTCCATTCAGATGGAACTTCATCATCGTGTCAACTATTTGAAATATGTAACCATCCTGGGCAGCACTCAGGATGAAGCCTTGATGTCTGGGGTTTTCAGACATTATCAGCCTCATGTCGTTTTTCATGCGGCAGCTTATAAGCATGTGCCCATGCTGGAGGCAAATCCCTGGGAGGCGGTGCTGAATAATATTAAAGGTACGAATATTGCGATTGAACAAAGCATACGCAACCATGTGGATTATTTTGTTCTGGTGTCAACCGATAAGGCCGTCCGGCCGACCAACGTGATGGGGACCAGCAAACGGTTGTGTGAACTGTTGCTTCAGGCGCATATGGGAAATGGCACGCGTATGATGGGGGTGCGGTTTGGTAATGTGCTCGGCTCGTCCGGTTCGGTGATTCCTCTGTTCAGGGAACAGATTGCAAGGGGCGGGCCGGTGACGGTGACCCATCCCGAGGTCATGCGCTATTTTATGACCATTCCCGAAGCCTCCAAACTCATTCTCCAGGCCGGCAGCCTGGGTGAGGGAGGAGAAGTGTTTATTCTCGAGATGGGCACGCCGGTCAATATTGCGGATATGGCAAGAGATTTAATCCGTCTTTCCGGAAAAGATCCGGATTTTGATATTAAAATCGTGTATACGGGCCTGCGGCCGGGTGAAAAGCTGTATGAAGAGCTGATTACGCAGGGGGAGGGAATTGTGCCGACAAGTCATGAAAAGATTCTGGTACTCAGACCGAACGGAGACTGGCACGGCCACGGAAGCCAGGAGAAGTTCATGGAGTGGCTGATGGCCGGTGTGAATAAATTATACGAAAAGGCGGAAAAGCACGACAGCAAAGGGATAAGGGCGGGAATGAAAGAACTCGTGCCCGAGTATCAGCCCGATAAGGGGAATGTCAGTGTGTTGTAG